The genomic DNA AACTGGTCGAGTCGCGCGAGCAGCAACGCGAGCTTTCCGCCTACATGGAAGCGATCCGCGAAGAGGAGAGAAAGCGCATCGCGATGGAGATTCACGACGAACTCGGCCAGTTGCTGACCGCGCTGAAGATGGACGTCTCGCTGCTGAAGATGCGCCTCGCGCACGACCCGGAATCGCTGAAAAAGGCCGACGACATGCGCGAGCTGGTCGAAGGCACGATCTGGATGGTGCGCAACGTTGCGAGCCACTTGCGACCCGCCGCGCTCAACTTCGGCATCGTGTCGGCGCTCGAATGGCTCGTCGACGAGTTCAACCGGCGCAATGCGATTCCCTGCGAACTGCGCATCGAAGGCGGCGAGCCCGCGCTGTCGGACGCACACGCAACGGCCGTGTTCCGCATCGTGCAGGCGTCGCTGACCAATGTGGCGCGTCACGCGAACGCCACGCGTGTCCACGTGTCGGTGATTTCGACCGCGGACCAACTCGAACTGCATGTGCGCGACAACGGCTGCGGCTTCGACCTGGAGGCGGCGCACCGCGACTATTCGTATGGACTGCTCGGCATGAACGAGCGCGCGCGGCTGATCGGCGCAACGCTGTCGATCGACAGCGCGCAGGGCGCCGGCACGACGGTTTCGATTCACATTCCGCTCGATGGCGGGCTCAAACTATGATCAGGATACTCATTGCAGACGATCACGCGATCGTCCGCGGCGGACTCAGGCAGATCATCGCGACGACGAGCGACATGATCGTCGCGGCGGAAGCGGCGCACGGCGCCGAAGTCGTCGACAAGCTGCGCAGTTGCGCGGTCGATCTGCTGTTGCTCGACATGACGATGCCGGGCATCAGCGGTGTCGACCTGATCCGCCGCGTGCGGGCCGAGCAGCCGGCGTTGCCCGTGCTGGTGCTGAGCATCCACGACGAGGCGCAGGTCGCGTCGCGCGCGTTGCGCGCCGGCGCGACGGGTTATCTGACGAAAGACAGCGACCCCGATGTCCTGCTCGCGGCGATTCGCAAGCTCGCAGACGGCGGACGCTTCATCGATCCGAAGCTCGTCGATGCGATGGTCTTCGAAACGCATCGCGGCGACATGCCGCCCCATGAAGTTCTGTCCGACCGCGAATTTCAGGTGCTACAGATGCTGGCGGCGGGCAAGAGCATCAACGAAATCGCCGACACGTGCGCGCTCAGCGCAAAGACGATTAGTACACACAAGATGCGACTGATGCAGAAACTCGGCCTCGCGAACAACGCCGAGGTGATCCGGTACGCGATCCGCCACGGACTGATCGTCGAATAGCTGCAAAAAGCAGGTTCAACATGCCCGAAGCGATTGAAGGCTTCGAGTAAGTATTGCGTTTGCAATATGTCAGCGGGTTTGTCCGAATGTCGATGCCACTATGCTCCGTGACACGATCTGAGCAGGCTCGATATCGTGCGACCACACGTTCCCGTATTCGTCACTCGTACTTATGCATCGCAGGCGTTTCCTTTTCGCCGCGGCAAGTGCTGCGGGCGCCTCGCTCGCTGCACGGTCCGCACCGGGCGAGCACTTCGAAATCATCTATCCACAGATCCGGCCGGGCAGGGATGTGCATGCCGCGTTCGCGCTCGCCACGCTCGATCTCGCGATGAAAGCGGCCAACGCGTCCTATTCGACGCGGCAGCTCGAACTCGTGATGGAGCGCGGCCGTGCGCTCGCCGAACTCGCGAGCGGCACGACCATCAATCTGCACTGGACCAGCATGGACGCGCAGGCCGAGCGCGGCCTGAACGTCGTACATATTCCGATTCATCGCGGGTTGATCGGGTATCGGGTGTTTCTGATCCGGCAGGACCGGCAGCCCGATTTCGACCGGATCGAGACGCTCGACGATCTGCGTTCGATGACGGGTGTTCAAGGGCTGGGCTGGATCGATACCGAGATCATGCGCAACGCGGGTCTCGCCGTGCAGACGACATCGAGTTACGAAACGATCTTTAAGATGGTCGAAGGCCGGCGCGTCGACTATTTTCCGCGTGGGGCGATCGAAGCGTACCCGGAGGTCGAGTCGCGCAAGGAGACCGAGCCGAGTCTCGCCGTCGAGAACCGTTTGCTGCTCGCGTATCGCTCAGATTTTCTGTTCTATGTGTCGCCGAATCAGGAGCGGCTCGCGGCGACGATCGCGCGAGGCTTCGCGGCGGCCTGGCGTGATGGCTCGTATCTGAAGCTGTTCAACACGCATCCGTATATCCAGAACGCATTGAAGCGCACGAATCTGGCGAGTCGGAAAATCATTCGTCTGGACAATCCGTTCCTGTCGGATGAGGACCGTGCGATTCCCGACATGTACTGGTTGCATCTTTAGCGTGCCGCTGAAACGTAATCAGCCATGATTTGTATCAACATTTGGGAATTCGACATTAAAACCTAGGGTAACTACCTACTAAAGACCATTTAATGATTGTCAAATGATGTGTTTAGAATGACGCTTCAAATTGTGCTTCGCACCAAACAAACGTTTATTGCGAACACACATGCTATTCGCATGAAACAGCGCGGCCCCGCTGTGCATGTGGCATGGATCTAATTAGTAAGACTAACGGAGTCGCGTCATGAACACACGGAATTCCGTAGGTGTCATTTCGGCGTGGGAGCCCGGCATGTCCGCTCTCCACGCTTGGGCCAATCCCTTCGTTCGCGAAGTGCAGTCTATCGTCGCGCTGAATCTGCAGACGATTAACCAGTTGAACGGCGAGGCGCTGAAAACCATGAGCATGGTCAGCAACGCTCGCACGCTGGACGCATGGGCCGCAATCCAATGGAGTGCGGTCAATAACGGCATGTCGCTATTTGCGGACTACGGCCAGGAACTGGGCCGTATCGTTTCGCAGCTCAACGTAGCGCTTCAGGAAGTCGGACAAACACAAGCGAAAAAGAACGACATCCATCTGCGCTGCGCCGTCGATGCATTCCAGAGCCGCACGCAAGCGGCAGCATCCGCCATGACGTCGGCTGTCGCGACGGCGCTTTCCACTGCGCCGACGCCCGAAGCGCTCGCGCAACAGCAAACCGAAGAGGTAATTGCGCGCGCCGCGCGCACCGAGGCCGATACGCGTCCTCACAAAGCGGTTGTCGATTAATCACCTAAGCACAGGCGTACGCCGAACCATCTACCGACACGCGACGTCACAGTGACTCGCGAAACGCGCGCGCCGCAGTGAGCGGCGACATAAAGGATCAGTCGGGGAGACCAGTCAACGGCTGTATCTGCGAACCAGCCGGTTGACGATCGGGAAGCTTCGCAATGAACGACTGACAGGTGTAAAGGATGACTAATCGAATTGCTGTGGTAACGGGCGGTATGGGTGGTCTGGGCGAGGCTATCAGTGTCCGTTTGCACGATGCCGGCTATCGCGTGGTCGTGACGTGCTCGCCCGGCAACACGTGCTCGGACGAATGGCTTGCCGCGATGGAAGCCTCAGGCCGCGCGTTTTACGCGTATTCCGTCGACGTCGCCGACTACGACTCGTGTTACGCCTGCGTGGCGAAGATCACGGCGGAGATCGGTCCCGTCGACATCCTCGTGAACAATGCGGGCATTACGCGCGACATGACGCTGCGCAAGCTCGACAAGGTGAACTGGGACGCCGTCATGCGCACGAATCTCGATT from Paraburkholderia terrae includes the following:
- a CDS encoding response regulator yields the protein MIRILIADDHAIVRGGLRQIIATTSDMIVAAEAAHGAEVVDKLRSCAVDLLLLDMTMPGISGVDLIRRVRAEQPALPVLVLSIHDEAQVASRALRAGATGYLTKDSDPDVLLAAIRKLADGGRFIDPKLVDAMVFETHRGDMPPHEVLSDREFQVLQMLAAGKSINEIADTCALSAKTISTHKMRLMQKLGLANNAEVIRYAIRHGLIVE
- a CDS encoding phasin family protein, coding for MNTRNSVGVISAWEPGMSALHAWANPFVREVQSIVALNLQTINQLNGEALKTMSMVSNARTLDAWAAIQWSAVNNGMSLFADYGQELGRIVSQLNVALQEVGQTQAKKNDIHLRCAVDAFQSRTQAAASAMTSAVATALSTAPTPEALAQQQTEEVIARAARTEADTRPHKAVVD